The following proteins are co-located in the Rippkaea orientalis PCC 8801 genome:
- a CDS encoding DUF2141 domain-containing protein, producing MKFPYQITHFWLPMGVALSLSQPVDASLNSNLTVEISGLNNQSGQVCLSLFASSRGFPNSKEDAVQTQCVKITNTPLQVTFDNLSPKTYAVAVFWDDNGDGELNRNFLGIPTEKFGFSSNPVIKTGPPKFGESAILVSGKNTKIQIQLRSLI from the coding sequence ATGAAATTCCCTTATCAGATCACTCATTTTTGGCTACCCATGGGAGTAGCCTTAAGTCTCAGTCAACCGGTTGACGCAAGTTTAAACAGTAATCTAACTGTAGAAATTTCTGGTTTAAATAACCAGAGTGGACAGGTTTGCTTGAGTTTATTTGCCAGTAGTCGAGGGTTTCCCAATAGTAAAGAAGATGCAGTCCAAACACAATGCGTCAAAATTACCAACACCCCCTTGCAGGTAACGTTTGATAATTTGTCACCAAAAACCTATGCAGTCGCTGTCTTTTGGGATGATAACGGAGATGGTGAACTTAATCGTAATTTTTTAGGGATTCCTACCGAAAAATTCGGGTTTTCTAGTAATCCTGTGATTAAGACTGGCCCGCCTAAATTTGGAGAGTCAGCCATTCTTGTATCAGGAAAAAACACGAAGATTCAGATTCAACTGCGATCGCTGATCTAA
- a CDS encoding alpha/beta hydrolase, with protein sequence MNRLTCFCLGLSGFLMSLTPLPAFSAEKVYLIYESFRFTLSIDALEIYANEGRITKEFAFYASRFDEKTLIELRETLQKRHTIDGVRFSRLLKTPLMEDLLKSMGKIFSTHPNYNGFYAIRGALVLAAIHQDEDGWTAIDVMRHFPTKSISIDTQLAAKMLKNSQF encoded by the coding sequence ATGAACCGATTGACTTGTTTTTGTTTAGGATTATCAGGATTTTTAATGTCCTTAACCCCTTTACCCGCTTTCAGTGCTGAGAAAGTCTATTTGATTTATGAATCTTTTAGATTTACCCTGTCAATAGATGCGTTAGAAATTTATGCCAATGAAGGGAGAATTACCAAAGAATTTGCCTTTTATGCCAGTCGGTTTGATGAAAAAACGTTAATTGAACTCAGAGAAACTTTACAAAAACGTCACACCATTGATGGCGTTAGATTTTCTCGGTTATTGAAGACTCCTTTAATGGAAGATTTATTAAAAAGTATGGGGAAAATTTTTAGTACCCATCCTAATTACAACGGATTTTATGCCATTCGCGGAGCCTTAGTTTTAGCAGCAATTCATCAAGATGAGGACGGATGGACAGCCATTGATGTTATGCGTCATTTTCCGACAAAAAGCATTTCTATCGATACCCAACTCGCTGCAAAAATGCTCAAAAATAGTCAATTTTAA
- a CDS encoding carotenoid oxygenase family protein, which translates to MNRRKFLIQSSLAAVAAITWDHLPSQSTPVYKHYKHYKSWKSDNSFLKGINEPVFAEIELDNLKISGTIPQQLQGMYVRNGPNPMFKPTSYNYPLEGDGMVHGMYFDQGKIGYKNRWIQTRGLAYERFEGKELAELKFKNYANTNIIGYGDKLLALYEVGLPYQMDKNLETIGEWNFQGKLEQSMTAHPKFDPETGELHFYQYSFFNTPYLHYYIANQKGEIVRKSPIEIANPVLIHDMVLTKNYAIFFDCPLVFNMSKAKANKTPFMWQPEAGTKIILVDRHNPNKKPIYLKTDAFWVWHFMNGFEENNKIIIDFVYYPSINMESHWQAMLSNKSNLQRIIIDQKTHQIVSEKLGDHYVDFPSINTQKLGQTYRFGYTPLIDTELLSQKKSPNYFPSLIQYDVMNKTHKIHQFKPGCYGGEPVFIPNPNSQSELDGYVATFVYNENTNTSDFVMLDPANFESEPIATVHLPVRVPSGFHGNWITDS; encoded by the coding sequence ATGAATAGAAGAAAGTTTTTAATTCAATCTTCTCTGGCTGCCGTTGCTGCGATTACTTGGGATCATTTACCCAGTCAATCCACTCCTGTTTATAAGCATTATAAGCATTATAAAAGCTGGAAAAGTGATAATAGTTTTCTCAAAGGAATTAATGAACCTGTTTTTGCTGAAATCGAGCTTGATAACTTAAAAATATCAGGAACAATTCCTCAGCAATTACAAGGAATGTACGTCCGTAACGGACCCAATCCTATGTTTAAACCTACCTCCTATAACTATCCCCTAGAAGGGGATGGAATGGTTCATGGAATGTATTTTGATCAAGGAAAAATTGGCTACAAAAATCGCTGGATACAAACCCGTGGACTAGCTTATGAAAGGTTTGAAGGCAAGGAACTAGCTGAATTAAAATTTAAAAACTATGCAAATACTAATATTATTGGCTACGGGGATAAACTTTTAGCTTTATATGAAGTGGGTTTACCCTATCAAATGGATAAAAATTTAGAAACCATTGGAGAATGGAATTTCCAAGGAAAATTAGAACAGTCAATGACAGCGCATCCGAAATTTGATCCTGAAACGGGAGAATTACACTTTTATCAATATTCATTTTTTAATACGCCCTATTTGCATTATTATATTGCCAATCAAAAAGGAGAGATAGTTAGAAAATCTCCCATTGAAATTGCGAATCCTGTGTTAATTCATGATATGGTTCTTACCAAGAATTACGCCATATTTTTTGACTGTCCTTTAGTCTTTAATATGTCAAAAGCTAAAGCGAATAAAACCCCTTTTATGTGGCAACCCGAAGCAGGAACAAAGATTATTTTAGTTGATCGTCATAATCCCAATAAAAAGCCGATTTATCTGAAAACAGACGCTTTTTGGGTGTGGCATTTCATGAATGGATTTGAAGAAAACAATAAAATTATTATTGATTTTGTTTACTATCCTAGTATTAACATGGAAAGTCATTGGCAAGCCATGTTATCCAATAAATCTAACTTACAAAGAATAATTATTGATCAAAAAACACATCAAATCGTCTCAGAGAAATTAGGAGATCACTATGTTGATTTTCCTAGCATCAATACTCAAAAGCTAGGACAAACCTATCGTTTTGGCTATACTCCTCTGATTGATACTGAATTATTATCTCAGAAAAAAAGTCCGAACTATTTCCCTTCCTTAATTCAATATGATGTCATGAATAAAACCCATAAAATTCATCAATTTAAACCAGGATGCTACGGAGGAGAACCCGTTTTTATTCCTAACCCTAACTCCCAATCGGAGTTAGATGGTTATGTAGCCACTTTTGTTTATAATGAAAATACCAACACCAGTGATTTTGTAATGCTTGATCCCGCTAATTTTGAAAGTGAACCCATTGCAACAGTTCATTTGCCTGTTCGGGTTCCTAGTGGTTTTCATGGCAATTGGATCACTGATAGCTAA
- the lpxC gene encoding UDP-3-O-acyl-N-acetylglucosamine deacetylase: MSSIIKEVITVSGIGLHSGTTTQVRISSAKPGEGRYFVRVDLPENPIIKAEVASVNQTTLSTELGHTEAKVRTVEHLLAALTGIGVENARIEIDGPEVPLLDGSALEWVKAMVQGGIIPSSLPSGSPVLDPIWIQDGDAFVAALPASETRFTYGIDFPYPAIGNQWYSWNPGLESFEDAIAPARTFGFADQIEQLQKMGLIKGGSLDNALVCDREKWLNPPLRFDNEPARHKLLDLIGDLSLLGTIPQAHFLAYKASHKLHVQLAKAISEQ, from the coding sequence ATGAGTTCTATTATTAAGGAAGTTATTACGGTATCAGGAATTGGTTTACATTCTGGGACAACCACTCAGGTGAGAATTTCCTCTGCTAAACCGGGAGAAGGACGCTATTTTGTCCGCGTGGATTTACCCGAAAACCCCATTATTAAAGCTGAGGTAGCCTCGGTTAATCAAACCACTTTGTCAACGGAATTAGGTCACACAGAGGCGAAAGTCCGAACAGTAGAACACCTATTAGCAGCCTTAACAGGGATAGGGGTGGAAAATGCCCGTATTGAAATTGATGGACCGGAAGTTCCTTTGTTAGATGGCTCTGCTTTAGAATGGGTTAAAGCGATGGTTCAAGGGGGAATTATTCCCTCATCATTACCCTCTGGTTCTCCTGTTTTAGACCCCATTTGGATACAGGATGGGGATGCGTTTGTCGCTGCTTTACCTGCGTCGGAAACTCGGTTTACCTATGGGATTGATTTTCCATATCCAGCTATTGGAAATCAGTGGTATAGTTGGAATCCTGGGTTAGAATCTTTTGAAGATGCGATCGCTCCAGCTAGAACGTTTGGCTTTGCTGATCAAATTGAACAGTTACAAAAAATGGGGCTGATTAAAGGGGGAAGTCTGGACAATGCTTTAGTGTGCGATCGCGAAAAATGGTTAAATCCTCCTCTAAGATTTGACAATGAACCAGCGCGACATAAATTATTAGATTTAATCGGGGATTTAAGTTTATTAGGAACGATTCCTCAAGCACATTTTTTAGCCTACAAAGCGAGTCATAAACTCCATGTTCAATTAGCTAAAGCAATCAGTGAACAGTAA
- a CDS encoding Rpn family recombination-promoting nuclease/putative transposase → MKTDTLFYRLFQSFPEFFFELIQLPSTQGQTYRFDSVEVKQLAFRIDGVFLPKTPNPDLPIYFCEVQFQNDNLFYGRFFAEIFLYLSKTETNNDWHGVVIYPNRQVESNNIQRYQDLLTPQRVSRIYLDELVEIHPSSIGIATVQLIISQDTQAINTARQLIERVRQELNHPQDLLQLIETILVYKLPRLSRQEIEAMFSLDELKQTQYFQDVREEARQEGWQEGRQEGRQEGRQEGRQEGRQEGRQEGRQEGELAAKIASVPRLLRLGLTVEQVAEALELDIKQVTEIQNSNN, encoded by the coding sequence ATGAAAACTGATACTCTGTTTTATCGTCTGTTTCAATCTTTCCCCGAATTTTTCTTTGAATTAATTCAACTCCCCTCAACTCAAGGTCAAACCTATCGTTTTGACTCGGTGGAAGTCAAACAACTTGCTTTTCGGATTGATGGGGTTTTTCTGCCTAAAACGCCTAACCCTGATCTTCCCATTTATTTCTGTGAAGTTCAATTTCAAAACGATAACCTATTTTACGGACGTTTTTTTGCTGAAATTTTTTTATACTTGAGCAAAACAGAAACGAATAATGATTGGCACGGGGTTGTTATTTATCCGAATCGTCAAGTAGAATCAAACAATATTCAACGCTATCAAGATTTATTAACACCTCAAAGAGTTAGCCGTATTTATTTAGATGAATTAGTCGAGATTCATCCTAGTTCAATTGGCATTGCGACGGTACAATTAATTATTAGTCAAGATACTCAGGCAATTAATACGGCACGTCAACTCATTGAACGAGTTCGACAAGAACTCAATCACCCCCAAGATCTTTTACAATTAATAGAGACTATTCTGGTTTATAAATTACCCCGTTTAAGTCGTCAGGAGATAGAAGCTATGTTTAGTTTAGATGAATTAAAACAAACTCAATATTTTCAAGATGTTCGAGAAGAAGCGCGACAAGAAGGATGGCAAGAAGGACGGCAAGAAGGACGGCAAGAAGGACGGCAAGAAGGACGGCAAGAAGGACGGCAAGAAGGACGACAAGAAGGACGGCAAGAAGGGGAATTAGCGGCAAAAATAGCTTCTGTTCCTCGTTTACTAAGATTAGGATTAACAGTAGAACAGGTAGCCGAGGCATTAGAGTTGGATATTAAACAAGTTACAGAAATTCAAAATAGTAACAATTAA
- a CDS encoding BamA/TamA family outer membrane protein: protein MDVTNEIKNLSLSPILAILLGTATVFSLAQSVRGETMPPENEAATSLELNNEVANDLILRSDAQLELEDLNPSVSSLKKSIAAESTPLPTTPDSDLPPQTQAQETPPPTPTETPTPVESPSDQPPSVPEIPTPTQPPASQTPLTEESPGPEPQVLVVEVVVSGAETELENLVYNTIQTRPGRTATRSQLQEDVNAIYATGFFANVKVTPADTPLGVRITFEVDPNPTLAKVVIETGTDTEKQRVLPPEVIQEIFGEQYNKILNLRELQNGIKKLNEWYSEQGYDLAQVIGSPKVGEDGTVTLIISEGIIQEIEVRFFNAEDDPVEGRTRKFIVTREMQLKSGNVFNRRIAQTDLQRVFSLGLFEDVRISFSPGEDPKEVIVNVDVVEGNTGSLAAGAGISSTSGLFGTVSYQEQNLGGNAQTIGGEVQVGERELLFDINFTDPWIAGDPYRTSYTVNGFRRRTISLVFDGDDSSIRTLNEFDSPRVVRTGGSVTFSRPIADDVFTIPDWRTSLGLSYQRVQVENAEGDIAPLSAPLNGFPSQPLSFSDDGKDDLLTISFGAAQDFRNNPLRPTSGYLLRLGIEQTLPVGSGSIFFTRLRGSYSHYIPVDFIDLGFIDEDQPRPQALAFNVQAGTVLEDLPPYEAFVIGGSNSVRGYPEGEVGAGRSYFQASAEYRFPVIPAVGAALFFDYGTTIKSQRSVRGFPGTVRGLPSDGYGYGLGIRIQSPVGPIRVDYGINNEGDSRLHFGIGERF, encoded by the coding sequence GTGGACGTGACAAACGAGATTAAAAACTTATCATTATCTCCTATTTTGGCAATTCTTCTAGGAACTGCCACGGTATTCAGCCTAGCCCAGTCTGTTCGGGGGGAAACTATGCCTCCTGAAAATGAAGCAGCTACCTCGCTAGAACTCAACAACGAAGTAGCAAATGATTTGATTTTGCGCTCTGATGCTCAATTAGAATTAGAAGACCTTAACCCTTCCGTTTCCTCCTTAAAAAAATCCATTGCGGCTGAATCAACCCCCTTACCGACGACTCCAGATTCTGACCTTCCTCCCCAAACCCAAGCCCAGGAAACCCCGCCGCCAACTCCCACAGAAACCCCAACACCAGTAGAATCGCCCAGTGATCAGCCTCCTAGCGTACCAGAAATCCCAACGCCGACTCAGCCTCCTGCTTCACAAACCCCGCTAACCGAAGAAAGCCCTGGACCTGAACCCCAAGTGTTAGTAGTAGAAGTGGTGGTCAGTGGAGCCGAAACCGAGTTAGAGAATTTAGTCTATAACACCATTCAAACCAGACCCGGACGAACAGCTACCCGTTCTCAACTCCAAGAAGACGTGAATGCCATTTACGCAACAGGGTTCTTTGCCAATGTCAAAGTGACTCCGGCCGATACGCCTCTAGGGGTACGCATTACCTTCGAGGTAGACCCCAACCCCACTTTAGCTAAAGTGGTAATAGAAACGGGGACAGATACTGAAAAACAGCGTGTATTACCGCCAGAAGTGATTCAAGAGATTTTTGGCGAACAGTACAACAAAATTCTCAATTTACGCGAATTACAAAACGGCATTAAAAAACTCAACGAATGGTATTCCGAACAGGGTTATGATCTTGCTCAAGTCATTGGTTCCCCTAAAGTGGGCGAAGATGGAACCGTCACCCTAATTATCTCAGAAGGGATTATTCAAGAGATTGAAGTCAGATTTTTTAATGCGGAGGATGACCCCGTAGAAGGGCGAACCCGTAAATTTATTGTCACCCGTGAGATGCAGTTAAAAAGCGGCAATGTCTTTAACCGCAGAATTGCCCAAACTGACTTACAACGGGTCTTTAGTCTAGGACTGTTTGAAGACGTGAGGATTTCCTTTAGTCCAGGGGAAGATCCCAAAGAAGTAATCGTCAATGTCGATGTCGTCGAAGGCAATACCGGATCTCTGGCTGCTGGTGCGGGGATTAGTTCCACCAGTGGGTTATTTGGAACCGTCAGTTATCAAGAACAAAACCTTGGGGGTAACGCTCAAACCATTGGGGGTGAAGTCCAAGTCGGAGAACGGGAATTGCTCTTTGATATCAATTTTACCGATCCTTGGATTGCGGGTGATCCTTACCGTACTTCTTATACCGTTAATGGTTTTCGCCGACGCACCATTTCTCTCGTCTTCGATGGGGATGATTCTTCGATTAGAACCCTCAATGAATTTGATAGTCCTCGGGTCGTTCGGACGGGAGGATCAGTAACCTTTAGTCGTCCTATTGCCGATGATGTCTTTACCATTCCTGATTGGCGAACTTCCCTTGGATTGAGCTATCAACGGGTTCAAGTGGAAAATGCAGAGGGCGATATTGCGCCTTTGTCAGCCCCCCTCAATGGTTTTCCGTCCCAGCCTCTGAGTTTTAGCGATGATGGAAAAGATGACTTGTTGACGATTAGTTTTGGGGCTGCTCAAGATTTCCGTAATAATCCCCTGCGTCCCACCAGTGGTTATTTGTTGCGCTTGGGGATTGAACAAACCCTTCCTGTTGGTTCAGGGAGTATTTTCTTTACCCGTCTACGGGGTAGCTATAGTCACTATATTCCCGTTGATTTTATTGATTTAGGCTTTATTGACGAAGATCAACCCAGACCCCAAGCATTAGCTTTTAATGTCCAAGCGGGAACGGTTCTAGAGGATTTACCTCCCTATGAAGCCTTCGTTATTGGGGGCAGTAACTCGGTACGCGGTTATCCTGAAGGGGAAGTGGGGGCTGGACGTAGCTATTTTCAAGCAAGCGCAGAATATCGTTTTCCTGTGATTCCGGCCGTGGGTGCAGCCCTGTTTTTTGACTATGGGACAACCATTAAGTCTCAGCGTTCGGTTCGCGGTTTTCCAGGGACGGTTCGGGGGTTGCCTAGTGATGGTTATGGTTATGGGTTGGGTATTCGGATTCAATCCCCCGTTGGACCGATTCGGGTTGACTATGGTATTAATAATGAGGGAGATTCTCGCCTTCACTTTGGCATTGGGGAACGGTTCTAA
- the purC gene encoding phosphoribosylaminoimidazolesuccinocarboxamide synthase has product MEKLYEGKAKILYTTEDPEILLTQFKDDATAFNALKRGTIQGKGEINCAISSALFQWLGTKGITTHFIDQPAPTQMRVRAVKIIPLEVVVRNIAAGSLCRQTGLPEGKILPFPLVEFYLKNDALGDPLLTRDRLLILELATAEQLEQLQTLAQQINQYLREFFATCQITLVDFKLEFGLDSQGKLLLADEISPDTCRLWDQQKNDPQERVLDKDRFRRDLGEVESAYQQVQQRVLAQLGIEAT; this is encoded by the coding sequence ATGGAAAAACTCTACGAAGGAAAAGCCAAAATTCTCTATACGACAGAAGATCCCGAAATCCTTCTAACCCAGTTCAAAGACGATGCAACCGCCTTTAATGCCCTAAAACGGGGAACTATTCAGGGAAAAGGAGAAATTAACTGTGCTATTTCCTCAGCGTTATTTCAATGGTTAGGAACAAAAGGAATCACTACTCATTTTATCGATCAACCCGCCCCGACGCAAATGCGGGTTCGTGCCGTCAAAATTATCCCCTTGGAGGTAGTGGTCAGAAATATCGCGGCTGGTAGCTTATGTCGTCAAACAGGGCTACCTGAAGGGAAAATCTTGCCGTTTCCCCTAGTGGAATTTTACCTAAAAAATGATGCATTAGGCGATCCTTTGTTAACGCGCGATCGCTTGTTAATCCTAGAATTAGCCACAGCAGAACAACTCGAACAACTCCAGACCCTAGCCCAACAAATTAACCAATATTTAAGGGAATTTTTTGCCACTTGCCAAATTACTCTAGTGGACTTTAAACTCGAATTTGGCCTAGATAGCCAAGGAAAACTGCTCTTAGCCGATGAAATCAGCCCCGATACCTGTCGCCTGTGGGATCAACAAAAAAACGATCCCCAAGAAAGAGTCCTAGACAAAGATCGCTTTCGCCGAGACTTAGGGGAAGTTGAATCAGCCTATCAGCAAGTCCAACAAAGGGTTTTAGCCCAATTAGGCATCGAGGCAACCTAG
- a CDS encoding DUF7219 family protein — MANSPSSDDFLYPRSSYRGKVKPENLVFNANLQEFAQRVSYICNLETAGKISPDQAYHQIKDLWKLLKHSKQELSIGEDLFDNNDNDEE, encoded by the coding sequence ATGGCAAACTCCCCTAGTAGTGATGACTTTCTTTATCCCCGTAGTTCCTACCGAGGAAAAGTCAAACCAGAAAATTTAGTTTTTAATGCTAATTTACAAGAATTTGCCCAACGGGTGAGTTATATTTGTAACCTAGAAACGGCAGGAAAAATTTCTCCTGATCAAGCCTATCATCAAATTAAAGATCTTTGGAAATTACTCAAGCACAGTAAACAAGAATTAAGTATAGGAGAAGATTTATTTGACAATAACGACAATGATGAAGAATGA
- a CDS encoding ABC transporter permease, with protein MSRSKALQYYLLARLLLAPLMIWTIVTLVFLLLRATPGDLADAILGNRAPEAAKEALREQLGLNKPLLWQYLAYLGQLVRFDLGNSLSSQGKSVWAIIQDHFPATAELAFYSMIIAVIIGVGMGVFAASRPNSPLDAGGRLFGIITYSLPIFWVGMILQLIFAVQFHWFPLGTRFPLDQVAPSGITGLYTIDSLLAGNLSQFFTAIYYLALPSFTLGLLLSGIFERMVRVNLKQTLQADYVEAARARGIPERRILIAHALKNALIPVITVLGLTFAALLGGAVLTEVTFSWPGLGNRLYEAISLRDYPTVQGIMVFFGAIVVLASILIDLANAYVDPRIRY; from the coding sequence ATGTCCCGTTCCAAAGCCTTACAATACTATCTATTAGCCCGTCTCCTATTAGCCCCATTAATGATTTGGACAATTGTGACGCTGGTTTTCCTATTATTACGGGCAACCCCAGGAGACTTAGCTGATGCCATTTTGGGCAACCGTGCGCCTGAAGCAGCAAAAGAAGCTCTAAGGGAGCAATTAGGCTTAAATAAACCCCTTTTATGGCAATATTTAGCTTACCTTGGTCAATTAGTTCGCTTTGATCTTGGAAACTCCCTGAGTAGTCAAGGTAAGTCCGTTTGGGCAATTATTCAAGACCATTTTCCCGCTACGGCTGAATTAGCCTTTTATAGTATGATTATCGCCGTTATTATCGGGGTGGGAATGGGGGTTTTTGCGGCTTCTCGTCCCAATAGTCCCCTTGATGCAGGAGGGCGACTTTTTGGCATTATCACCTATTCTTTGCCCATTTTTTGGGTAGGAATGATTTTACAGTTGATTTTTGCCGTTCAATTCCATTGGTTTCCCCTCGGAACTCGCTTTCCCCTTGATCAAGTGGCTCCTAGTGGCATCACGGGGCTTTATACTATTGATAGCTTATTAGCAGGTAATCTCAGTCAATTTTTCACAGCTATTTATTATCTAGCGTTACCGAGTTTTACCCTAGGACTGCTATTGAGTGGGATTTTTGAACGAATGGTACGGGTTAACCTGAAGCAAACCCTACAAGCAGACTATGTAGAAGCAGCTAGGGCTAGAGGTATTCCAGAAAGACGTATTTTAATCGCCCATGCCTTAAAAAATGCTTTGATTCCTGTTATTACAGTCTTAGGATTAACCTTTGCAGCCTTACTGGGTGGGGCTGTCTTAACCGAGGTCACGTTTTCCTGGCCAGGGTTAGGAAATCGGTTATATGAGGCGATATCCCTACGAGATTATCCGACAGTACAAGGAATTATGGTATTTTTCGGTGCAATTGTCGTTTTAGCGAGTATTTTGATTGATTTAGCTAATGCTTACGTTGATCCTCGGATTCGTTATTAA
- a CDS encoding ABC transporter substrate-binding protein, which yields MVLIKPLEELKILSVLLSLLTKTSELDKRSILRRTLAFLLACFCLLPLVGCQANANTNQVVFAVLSDPKTFNAVLSAESPNIFPLTYEGLITENPLTGIKEPSLAESWEFSEDKLTIIFTLREGLKWSDGQPLTADDVVFSYNDLYLNPKIPNNYRDSFRVGRSGTFPEIKKLDDRRIQFKITEPFAPFLDGAEVPILPAHILRKTLEKKNKDGNPEFLSTWGTDTPPKDIIVNGPYKLKDYVTSQRIIFEKNPYYWKKDETGKQLPNIEQIIWAIVESTDTSLLQFRSGSLDSVSITPEYFSLLKREEDRGNFTIYNGGPAYGTVFISFNLNKGKRDGKPLVDPLKSEWFNNLNFRKAVAYGIDRPRIINNIYRGLGGPQNTQISVQSPYYDKTIKGYDFNIEKAKALLEKEGFKLNSKGELLDKNGNRVQFSLITNAGNKIREAMGAQIKEDLGKLGMQVDFTPLDFNTLVGKLSNTLDWDAHILGFTGGNEPHAPNIWYTDGNLHMFNQQPQPGQKPITGWVAADWEKEIEQIYVEGSQEVDQQKRREIYNKAQQLVSDHLPFIYLVNPYSLSAVRNRFEGIQYSALGGAFWNIEKISVSEKNQ from the coding sequence ATGGTACTTATTAAACCCCTTGAAGAATTAAAAATTTTGTCAGTTCTGTTATCTTTGTTGACCAAAACTTCTGAATTGGACAAGAGATCTATTTTGAGACGGACTTTAGCTTTTCTTTTGGCCTGTTTCTGTTTATTGCCTTTAGTTGGTTGCCAGGCAAACGCTAATACTAACCAAGTAGTTTTTGCTGTTTTAAGTGATCCTAAAACCTTTAATGCAGTCCTTTCAGCAGAGTCTCCTAATATTTTTCCGTTGACCTATGAAGGGTTAATTACCGAAAATCCTTTAACGGGAATTAAAGAACCTTCTTTAGCAGAGTCTTGGGAATTTTCTGAGGATAAATTAACTATTATTTTTACGTTACGAGAAGGCTTAAAATGGTCTGATGGACAACCTTTAACGGCTGATGATGTCGTTTTTAGTTATAATGATTTATATCTTAATCCGAAAATTCCAAATAATTATCGAGATAGTTTTAGAGTCGGTCGAAGTGGAACTTTTCCAGAGATTAAAAAGCTTGATGATAGACGAATACAATTTAAAATTACTGAACCCTTTGCCCCCTTTTTAGATGGGGCAGAAGTTCCCATTTTACCAGCCCATATTTTACGCAAAACCTTAGAAAAAAAGAATAAGGACGGAAATCCTGAATTTTTATCCACTTGGGGAACCGATACTCCTCCCAAAGATATTATTGTTAACGGACCCTATAAACTGAAAGACTATGTTACCAGTCAGCGAATTATTTTTGAGAAAAATCCCTATTATTGGAAAAAAGATGAAACAGGAAAACAATTACCGAATATTGAACAAATCATTTGGGCAATTGTAGAATCAACGGATACTTCTCTATTGCAGTTTCGGTCAGGGAGTTTAGATTCTGTTAGTATTACCCCTGAATATTTCTCCTTATTAAAACGGGAAGAAGACCGAGGTAATTTTACCATTTATAATGGAGGACCTGCCTACGGTACAGTTTTTATTTCCTTTAATCTCAATAAAGGAAAACGGGATGGAAAACCCTTAGTTGATCCCCTAAAATCTGAATGGTTTAATAATTTAAACTTTAGAAAAGCGGTTGCCTATGGCATTGATCGCCCTCGGATCATTAATAATATTTATCGAGGGTTAGGCGGTCCACAAAACACTCAAATTTCAGTGCAATCTCCCTATTATGATAAAACCATTAAGGGTTATGATTTTAATATCGAAAAAGCCAAAGCATTACTCGAAAAAGAAGGGTTTAAATTGAATAGCAAAGGAGAATTATTAGATAAAAATGGCAATCGAGTTCAATTTAGTTTAATTACCAATGCTGGTAATAAAATTCGGGAAGCAATGGGAGCACAAATTAAAGAAGATTTAGGCAAGCTAGGAATGCAAGTTGATTTTACACCCCTAGACTTTAATACCTTAGTAGGAAAGCTAAGTAATACGTTAGATTGGGATGCCCATATTCTCGGTTTTACGGGAGGAAATGAACCCCACGCGCCGAATATTTGGTATACCGATGGTAATCTACATATGTTTAATCAACAACCCCAACCTGGACAAAAACCCATTACAGGATGGGTTGCTGCTGACTGGGAGAAAGAAATTGAACAAATTTATGTAGAAGGTTCCCAGGAAGTAGACCAACAAAAACGCAGAGAAATCTATAATAAAGCACAGCAATTAGTGTCAGATCATTTACCCTTTA